The following coding sequences are from one Triticum aestivum cultivar Chinese Spring chromosome 5A, IWGSC CS RefSeq v2.1, whole genome shotgun sequence window:
- the LOC123105722 gene encoding dolichol-phosphate mannosyltransferase subunit 1, with amino-acid sequence MEKGGEAGGGRPEYSIIVPTYNERLNVALIVYLIFKHLPEAKFEIIIVDDGSPDGTQDIVKQLQQVYGEDRVLLRARPRKLGLGTAYMHGLKHASGEFVVIMDADLSHHPKYLPSFIRKQKETGADIVTGTRYVSNGGVHGWNLMRKLTSRGANVLAQTLLRPGASDLTGSFRLYKLSVLEDVISSCVSKGYVFQMEMIVRATRKGYHIEEVPITFVDRVFGISKLGGSEIVGYLKGLVYLLLTT; translated from the exons ATGGAGAAgggaggcgaggcgggcggcggcaggCCGGAGTACAGCATCATCGTGCCCACCTACAACGAGCGCCTCAACGTCGCCCTCATCGTCTACCTCATCTTCAAGCACCTCCC GGAGGCCAAGTTCGAAATCATTATTGTGGATGATGGAAGCCCCGATGGAACACAAGACATTGTAAAGCAGTTGCAGCAAGTATATGGTGAAGATCGTGTT CTTCTGCGAGCTAGACCAAGGAAGCTAGGACTTG GTACTGCATATATGCATGGATTAAAGCATGCCTCAGGGGAGTTCGTTGTTATAATGGATGCAGATCTATCTCATCAT CCAAAGTATTTGCCAAGCTTCATCAG GAAGCAAAAGGAAACCGGTGCTGACATTGTAACTGGCACGCGTTATGTTAGCAATGGTGGTGTCCATGGTTGGAATCTTATGCGTAAGCTGACCAGCAGGGGAGCAAATGTTCTGGCACAGACGTTACTACGCCCCGGAGCTTCTGATCTGACTGGGTCGTTTAG GCTATATAAGCTAAGTGTTTTGGAGGATGTCATCTCCTCCTGCGTCAGCAAGGGCTATGTATTCCAAATGGAGATGATTGTCAGGGCTACTAGGAAAGGTTATCACATCGAAGAG GTCCCAATCACTTTCGTCGACAGGGTCTTTGGAATCTCAAAGCTCGGGGGATCCGAAATTGTTGGATATTTGAAAGGCCTTGTGTATCTGTTGCTCACAACTTAG